The Acidianus infernus genome window below encodes:
- a CDS encoding ATP-binding cassette domain-containing protein, with protein MSIVIAKNLTKKYGEFVAVDHINFEIEKGEIYGLLGPNGAGKTTTIKMLTGLTPITEGDAIIAGISVKKKPRDVKKRIGWISSEVILDDELTAWENLEIQAKLLGVKDWQEKADQLLEYFGIKEFKNRKAGKFSTGMRKKLEVSMALLHSPEIIFMDEPTIGLDVNTRASLWNLIRQINRDYQVTILLTTHYMEEADMLCNRISIINHGKIIAQGTPEELKEKYGGDVVEIELKDIKNSVISDLESVGKVIKRENGKIAIKVGNAEEVLLKIVGIVGQNNIKSLKINKSSLDTVFLNLTGGSLEENEEFDARRFYAMLRRARR; from the coding sequence ATGAGCATAGTTATAGCTAAGAATCTTACTAAGAAGTATGGAGAATTTGTTGCTGTAGACCATATTAATTTTGAAATAGAAAAAGGGGAAATTTACGGGCTTTTAGGACCTAACGGGGCAGGAAAAACTACAACAATAAAGATGCTCACTGGGTTAACTCCGATAACAGAGGGAGACGCAATAATCGCAGGAATTTCTGTAAAAAAGAAGCCAAGAGATGTTAAAAAAAGAATAGGTTGGATATCTTCGGAAGTCATTTTAGACGACGAACTAACTGCCTGGGAAAACTTAGAAATTCAAGCAAAATTGCTAGGAGTAAAAGATTGGCAAGAGAAGGCTGATCAGCTTCTGGAATACTTCGGAATAAAGGAATTCAAGAACAGAAAAGCAGGAAAATTCTCAACCGGAATGAGGAAAAAACTTGAAGTTTCAATGGCATTACTTCACTCTCCAGAAATAATATTTATGGACGAACCAACTATAGGGCTAGACGTAAATACTAGGGCTTCCCTTTGGAATTTAATTAGGCAAATAAATAGGGACTACCAAGTTACAATACTGCTGACTACTCACTACATGGAAGAAGCGGATATGCTATGTAATAGAATAAGCATAATTAACCATGGAAAAATAATTGCTCAAGGTACGCCAGAAGAGCTTAAGGAAAAATATGGAGGAGATGTAGTAGAAATAGAATTAAAGGATATTAAAAACAGTGTTATTTCAGACCTAGAGAGCGTAGGAAAAGTAATAAAGAGAGAAAATGGAAAAATTGCAATTAAGGTAGGAAACGCTGAGGAAGTTTTATTAAAGATAGTAGGTATAGTAGGTCAGAATAATATTAAATCCCTCAAGATAAACAAGTCGTCTCTTGACACTGTATTCCTTAACTTAACTGGAGGAAGTTTAGAAGAAAACGAAGAATTTGACGCAAGAAGATTTTACGCAATGCTAAGGAGGGCGAGAAGATGA
- a CDS encoding M56 family metallopeptidase produces MVTRYWLRYYIVSFASIAIIDIIVSSIVVSIPFFYIFQIIMIFGLWYFISPFTMIALLKMRKGGEELVEVVDKISKKFGVKTPRVYISYVDFPNALAFGNILFRGMAVTSPLLDLLNDQELEAVIAHEISHLKNHDPEVLILTIVGINSVYSFLIYSFPPYLSIIIIFYFFGLFPLFFAIHRRVEKRADITAVKEDKSYAIPLETALIKIAYLSDKLPSYILKNFPELQILLMKYDIISSNYGNGGLFRTHPSLSERLRYLSNYEY; encoded by the coding sequence ATGGTAACTAGATATTGGTTAAGATATTACATAGTATCTTTTGCCTCAATTGCAATTATCGACATTATAGTTTCTTCTATAGTTGTAAGCATACCGTTCTTTTATATCTTTCAAATTATTATGATATTTGGACTTTGGTATTTTATTTCTCCTTTTACAATGATAGCACTCCTAAAGATGAGAAAAGGAGGAGAAGAATTAGTAGAAGTAGTTGATAAGATTTCCAAAAAATTTGGAGTAAAAACTCCTAGAGTATATATATCTTATGTAGACTTTCCTAATGCTTTAGCTTTTGGCAATATTTTATTTAGAGGAATGGCAGTAACTTCGCCTTTATTAGACTTATTAAATGACCAAGAATTAGAAGCAGTAATTGCGCATGAAATTTCACACTTAAAAAATCACGACCCAGAAGTACTGATATTGACAATAGTAGGGATTAATTCGGTATACTCATTTTTAATATATTCATTTCCTCCTTATCTGTCAATAATAATTATTTTCTACTTTTTTGGTTTATTTCCACTATTTTTTGCTATTCATAGAAGAGTTGAAAAAAGAGCAGACATAACAGCAGTAAAGGAAGACAAAAGTTATGCAATACCCCTAGAGACTGCACTAATAAAAATAGCATATTTAAGCGATAAGTTACCTTCGTATATATTAAAGAACTTTCCTGAATTACAGATCTTGTTAATGAAATATGATATAATTTCGAGCAATTACGGAAATGGAGGTTTATTTAGAACTCATCCATCCCTCAGTGAAAGGTTGCGATATCTCAGTAATTACGAATATTAA
- the glgX gene encoding glycogen debranching protein GlgX has protein sequence MAFVQVPTRPGYPYPIGVSLTKDGANFVLFSENATAVQLLLFSHPDDKEPKEVIDVKERTGDLWHVCVPGIMPGQLYAYKVDGPYKPEQGLRFNKNKTLIDPYAKAVAGFIKWDDSLFGYKIGDPNQDLSFDERDSTPFIPKSVVVSDEFDWEDDKPLSLRIPWSQTIIYETHVKGFSIKRDDIDEKIRGKFLGLASKSAISYFKDLGITAVELMPVQQFVRDRFLVEKGLTNYWGYNPIAYFAPDCGYATDCLGKQVIEFKKMVKELHAAGIEVIIDVVYNHTGEGNQLGPTLSFRGIDNSSYYMLNPQNPRYYMDFTGAGNTLNLRHPRVLQMVMDSLRYWVLEMHVDGFRFDLASALARELYSVNMLSTFFVAIQQDPILSRVKLIAEPWDVGEGGYQVGNFPYQWAEWNGKYRDTIRRFWRGEPILYSELANRLMGSPDLYQGSGRTPFASINYVTSHDGFTLQDLVSYNQKHNEANGFDNKDGMDENYSWNCGFEGETQDPNVIACREKQKRNFMITLFISQGVPMLLGGDELSRTQRGNNNAFCQDNEISWYDWNLDERKKAFRDFVKSIIYFRKAHPIFRRRKFFQGRKLFGSPYKDLTWISPAGTEIDDKTWNSPTQTIAFVLSGDAMDEVNERGERVADDTFLVILNGSPSSIKFKIPKLGEKWELVAWSCLRDPKENEKIVKAEQEIQVEGRTAIIYKRV, from the coding sequence ATGGCTTTTGTACAGGTACCTACAAGACCAGGCTATCCTTATCCTATAGGAGTATCTTTGACAAAAGATGGGGCTAATTTTGTACTATTTTCTGAAAATGCCACTGCAGTGCAACTCTTACTTTTCTCTCACCCTGACGATAAGGAACCTAAGGAAGTAATTGACGTCAAAGAAAGAACAGGAGATCTTTGGCACGTTTGCGTACCCGGGATTATGCCCGGACAACTTTATGCTTACAAGGTTGACGGACCATATAAGCCCGAACAAGGATTAAGGTTTAATAAAAACAAGACTCTAATTGACCCTTATGCTAAGGCGGTTGCTGGTTTTATAAAATGGGACGACTCACTTTTCGGTTACAAAATAGGCGACCCGAATCAAGATTTATCCTTTGATGAAAGGGATTCAACGCCTTTTATTCCGAAGTCAGTCGTAGTAAGCGACGAATTTGATTGGGAAGATGATAAGCCTTTAAGTTTAAGGATACCGTGGTCTCAGACGATAATTTATGAAACTCATGTGAAGGGTTTCTCAATAAAAAGGGACGATATAGATGAGAAAATAAGAGGAAAATTCCTCGGCTTAGCTTCTAAATCTGCAATTTCCTATTTTAAGGACTTAGGAATTACTGCAGTAGAACTAATGCCAGTACAGCAATTTGTTAGAGATAGATTCCTAGTAGAGAAAGGGTTAACAAATTATTGGGGTTATAATCCAATAGCCTACTTTGCACCGGATTGCGGTTATGCAACTGACTGCTTAGGAAAACAAGTAATTGAGTTTAAGAAAATGGTTAAAGAACTTCACGCAGCTGGAATTGAAGTAATAATAGATGTGGTTTACAACCACACGGGAGAAGGAAACCAGTTAGGACCAACTTTAAGCTTTAGAGGAATAGATAATTCTTCGTATTACATGCTAAACCCGCAAAATCCTAGATATTACATGGACTTCACTGGGGCTGGCAATACGTTGAACTTGAGACATCCTAGAGTTTTACAAATGGTAATGGACAGCTTACGTTATTGGGTTTTAGAAATGCACGTTGACGGCTTTAGGTTTGACCTTGCGTCAGCTTTAGCTAGAGAGCTTTACAGCGTTAACATGCTATCAACTTTCTTTGTAGCAATTCAACAAGACCCTATCCTATCTAGAGTAAAACTAATTGCGGAACCTTGGGACGTAGGAGAAGGGGGCTATCAAGTAGGCAATTTCCCTTACCAGTGGGCAGAGTGGAACGGCAAGTATAGAGATACTATAAGGAGGTTTTGGAGAGGAGAACCAATACTTTACTCTGAATTAGCAAACAGATTAATGGGATCCCCTGACCTTTATCAAGGCTCTGGAAGAACACCTTTTGCTAGCATTAACTACGTTACTTCTCACGATGGGTTTACATTACAAGATTTAGTAAGTTATAATCAAAAGCATAACGAAGCAAATGGATTTGACAATAAGGACGGAATGGATGAAAATTATAGCTGGAACTGTGGTTTTGAAGGAGAAACACAAGACCCCAACGTAATAGCTTGTAGGGAAAAACAAAAGAGGAACTTCATGATAACATTATTCATAAGCCAAGGAGTGCCTATGCTATTAGGAGGAGACGAATTAAGCAGAACACAAAGGGGAAACAATAATGCGTTTTGCCAAGATAACGAAATATCTTGGTATGACTGGAACTTAGATGAAAGAAAAAAGGCTTTTAGAGATTTCGTAAAATCGATTATATATTTCAGGAAAGCTCACCCAATTTTCAGAAGGAGGAAGTTTTTCCAAGGTAGGAAACTTTTTGGCTCGCCCTATAAGGATTTAACCTGGATTTCACCAGCAGGTACTGAAATAGACGATAAAACTTGGAACTCTCCAACGCAAACAATAGCCTTTGTTTTATCTGGAGATGCCATGGATGAAGTAAACGAAAGAGGAGAAAGAGTGGCAGATGATACATTTCTAGTGATACTCAACGGTAGTCCAAGTAGTATAAAATTCAAGATACCTAAACTAGGAGAAAAATGGGAGTTAGTTGCTTGGAGTTGTTTAAGGGATCCTAAGGAGAATGAGAAAATAGTTAAGGCAGAGCAGGAAATTCAAGTTGAAGGAAGAACTGCAATAATATACAAGAGAGTGTGA
- the treY gene encoding malto-oligosyltrehalose synthase — MSYRIQLNKEFNFSNLISILDYLHDLGVEWLYLSPILQARKGSTHGYDVYDFKKVSEDLGGEEKFLELCKEARRRGMRIIVDIVPNHMALENPYLLDFLRNSNSKYKKFFDFDGDKIVLPILGEEDLSKLKIVEENGEKFLDYYGLKLPLIGEGNDLKELLKKQNYELVYWKMFDKINYRRFFDVNGLIGIRQEDEDVFNEYHEKIFELKECIDGLRVDHIDGLLNPRKYLEMLREKMGNDKYIVVEKILSPKEKLRDWKIDGTTGYDFMRDVNLLFVNSKNEGKFKEIYEDFVGQKLDLEEEKIKAKIDVINQLFYGDVDRILRKLKELTGKEIKKESLIKFLSCLNVYRTYITEDEIEWEDIEEIKECADESILDLINERKGMMILQQLEDPIMAKGYEDTLFYRYNLLVSLNEVGSDLKFGISCEEFHARNIERELFWPNTMIDTSTHDTKLSEDVRARINALSNFPEEWRNLIKTWSAINEKYKVKGYPTRNDEYRFYQILLGTWSCYSKEYEDRLVNYMIKAIREEKTNTSWLNPNQEYENATINFVRRVIKDKEFLSSFIPFFKKINRVGSIYSIEQVILKLTSPGLPDIYQGNETLTYLMVDPDNRRKVNFNTLAEMLKEIKSEDPVTLFKNEEFGKLKLYVTWKLLNLRRIGRNYSKVIGQ, encoded by the coding sequence GTGAGTTATAGAATACAGCTAAATAAGGAATTTAATTTCTCTAACTTAATATCAATCTTGGATTACTTACACGATCTAGGTGTAGAATGGTTATATTTGTCACCAATACTGCAAGCAAGGAAAGGTAGTACTCACGGTTATGACGTTTACGACTTCAAGAAGGTAAGCGAAGATTTAGGCGGCGAAGAAAAATTCCTTGAACTCTGCAAGGAAGCAAGAAGGAGAGGAATGAGGATAATAGTAGATATTGTACCTAACCACATGGCTCTAGAAAATCCTTATTTGCTCGACTTTCTAAGAAATTCAAATTCTAAGTATAAGAAGTTCTTCGACTTTGACGGGGATAAAATAGTCTTACCGATTCTAGGAGAGGAAGACCTAAGTAAACTGAAAATTGTTGAAGAAAATGGAGAGAAATTTCTAGATTATTATGGATTAAAGTTACCGCTTATAGGAGAGGGAAACGATCTCAAGGAGTTATTAAAGAAACAAAACTACGAGCTTGTTTACTGGAAAATGTTCGATAAAATAAATTATAGGAGATTCTTTGACGTAAACGGTTTAATAGGAATAAGGCAAGAAGATGAGGATGTATTTAACGAATATCATGAGAAAATTTTTGAACTGAAGGAATGTATTGACGGCTTAAGAGTTGACCATATAGACGGTCTATTAAATCCTAGAAAATACCTTGAAATGCTAAGGGAAAAAATGGGTAATGACAAGTACATAGTAGTAGAGAAGATCCTTTCACCAAAGGAGAAGTTGAGAGACTGGAAAATCGACGGAACTACTGGCTATGATTTTATGAGAGACGTGAATTTACTTTTTGTCAATTCAAAAAATGAGGGAAAATTTAAAGAAATATATGAGGATTTCGTAGGCCAGAAGCTAGACCTAGAGGAAGAAAAAATTAAGGCGAAGATTGACGTAATAAACCAGCTCTTCTATGGTGACGTGGATAGAATATTGAGAAAATTGAAGGAGTTAACGGGGAAAGAGATTAAAAAAGAAAGCCTAATAAAATTCTTATCGTGCCTTAACGTTTACAGAACATATATTACAGAGGACGAAATTGAGTGGGAAGATATTGAAGAAATAAAGGAATGCGCTGATGAATCTATCCTCGATTTGATTAACGAAAGAAAAGGGATGATGATATTACAACAGCTTGAAGATCCGATAATGGCTAAAGGTTATGAAGATACTCTCTTTTATAGATACAATCTGCTGGTCTCACTAAACGAGGTCGGAAGCGACCTAAAATTTGGCATTTCATGTGAAGAATTTCACGCTAGAAATATTGAAAGAGAACTGTTTTGGCCAAACACTATGATAGATACTTCAACTCACGATACAAAGCTCAGTGAAGACGTAAGAGCAAGAATAAATGCTTTAAGTAATTTTCCAGAAGAATGGAGAAATTTAATTAAGACATGGAGTGCTATAAATGAAAAATACAAGGTTAAAGGATATCCTACAAGGAACGACGAATATAGATTTTATCAAATTCTATTAGGCACGTGGAGCTGTTATTCAAAAGAGTATGAGGATAGATTAGTAAATTACATGATTAAAGCAATAAGAGAAGAGAAAACTAATACTTCTTGGTTAAATCCAAACCAAGAGTACGAAAATGCTACAATCAACTTTGTAAGAAGAGTTATTAAGGATAAAGAATTCTTATCATCTTTTATTCCATTCTTTAAAAAGATAAATAGAGTAGGTAGTATTTACTCAATAGAACAAGTAATACTGAAGCTTACTTCTCCAGGATTGCCAGATATCTACCAAGGTAATGAAACCCTAACTTACTTAATGGTTGACCCAGACAATAGACGGAAAGTAAACTTCAACACACTAGCGGAAATGCTTAAAGAAATAAAATCTGAGGACCCAGTGACTTTATTTAAGAACGAAGAATTTGGTAAGCTTAAGCTATACGTAACTTGGAAGTTGCTAAACTTAAGAAGAATAGGAAGGAATTATTCAAAGGTTATAGGCCAATAA
- a CDS encoding CbiQ family ECF transporter T component produces the protein MICIQYLLLPLVYFVTIFLMIKLGYGGLAEIVKYEKRKVVINPISKIIFEIGLFVFLTRGFYTIFSLNNVELLFAFPLLLLSAIFLVLRNKIKCLAYYVGAYLLITAWVEINSFYSYGSTIYTWSCEIARIFGYSTIVTYSSLFHGILFSLYSPTLYITLLGFVFISTTNTSEVIRAFSELRIPLAITLIFSVFVKVIPQALRNMETSYKMTILRGLGYGKPFPIRLFYQLYGLMTVILPVFVYIVKGSRNLAIALETRGYMSKKNRTSLVKIGFHLIDYLLLFISIILFYISFS, from the coding sequence GTGATTTGCATACAGTATCTCTTATTACCACTAGTTTATTTTGTTACAATATTTTTAATGATAAAACTTGGTTATGGTGGTTTGGCTGAAATAGTTAAATACGAGAAAAGAAAAGTTGTTATTAATCCTATAAGTAAGATAATATTTGAGATAGGATTATTTGTATTTTTAACCAGAGGATTTTATACAATTTTTAGCTTAAATAACGTAGAGCTGTTATTTGCTTTCCCTCTTTTGTTGCTTTCTGCAATCTTTTTAGTTTTAAGGAATAAAATTAAATGCTTGGCTTACTATGTAGGAGCATATTTGCTTATTACAGCATGGGTGGAGATTAATTCGTTCTATAGCTATGGAAGTACAATCTACACTTGGTCATGTGAAATTGCAAGAATTTTTGGATATTCTACTATAGTAACTTATTCTTCCCTGTTTCATGGTATTTTGTTTTCTCTATATTCGCCGACGTTATATATAACGCTTTTAGGCTTTGTTTTTATTTCAACTACTAATACGTCAGAAGTAATTAGAGCTTTTTCTGAACTTAGAATACCGCTAGCAATAACATTAATATTTTCAGTTTTTGTAAAAGTAATTCCTCAAGCCTTACGAAATATGGAGACCTCATATAAAATGACCATATTAAGGGGGTTAGGTTACGGAAAACCGTTCCCAATTAGGCTATTTTACCAACTTTACGGCCTAATGACCGTAATTCTGCCAGTTTTTGTATACATAGTTAAAGGTTCTAGAAACTTAGCAATAGCCTTAGAAACAAGGGGGTATATGAGTAAGAAAAATAGGACTTCTTTAGTAAAAATAGGTTTTCATTTAATAGACTATTTGTTACTTTTCATTTCAATAATATTATTCTATATTTCCTTCTCGTGA
- a CDS encoding LOG family protein — translation MQLAIAVHSSLNKELEDKIRKFFENLKCNPTILVGGYWGGMKVVVDEAVKKKLKVVVILPEEREDVELPPDVIRINSGCEYRCRSVILVRSADLLVSLGGEVGTTIEIFMAYAMGKRALVLTDTGFSTDKLKTAFPEYLDNRKVMKVEYYSSPEDLAKEVCKPITQIKMNFG, via the coding sequence ATGCAATTAGCAATAGCCGTTCATAGTTCTCTAAATAAAGAATTAGAGGATAAAATAAGGAAATTCTTCGAAAACCTCAAATGTAACCCGACAATCTTAGTTGGAGGTTATTGGGGAGGCATGAAGGTTGTTGTTGACGAGGCTGTAAAAAAGAAGCTTAAGGTTGTTGTTATATTGCCAGAAGAAAGGGAAGATGTAGAACTCCCTCCAGACGTTATAAGAATAAATAGCGGTTGTGAATATAGGTGTAGGTCAGTAATTCTAGTCAGATCGGCTGATTTATTAGTTTCATTAGGTGGTGAAGTAGGTACTACTATAGAAATTTTCATGGCATATGCAATGGGAAAGAGAGCTTTAGTTTTGACTGACACAGGATTTTCTACTGATAAGCTAAAAACTGCTTTCCCAGAATATCTCGATAACAGAAAAGTAATGAAAGTTGAATATTATTCTTCACCAGAAGATTTAGCAAAGGAAGTTTGTAAGCCTATAACTCAAATTAAGATGAATTTTGGTTAA
- a CDS encoding PQQ-binding-like beta-propeller repeat protein codes for MKRKLVVIIMLILIFLLIIILHSFSSLLYYHNNQRQSSYSSISKEIRNMYNLTIYEISFTSPYDKNTTLFEGSPSHVYFIPIKAGFFILNVTTAIIVPPSVYHCLLLVTTSGPMNLANRQLCSCQGCVYAINISNGEIVWFEKFNNQIMTQPIVINCIVIIGLGNNIFQNCHVRGTGDNAIIALNATNGKILWEYKTLGEDMPTPAFYDGKIIEANGNGQVIALNLDGEVCWCKNITSYDSMSSPLLVNDVVYFGSANPYVFWAINATNGKTAWYINFSSIYPSLGGLDDSSPAYCNGVVVSAYTIRTNVSIKEILFAVNATSGKILWCIDEGCTKIPPNLESPPPTIFDGVVYHDSPVGILYAVNLTSGKIIWTFNTGFTVDNPEIYEGKIIIQNASGYLFVLSSEGYLIKGFQTPVMPGPGNMLLTCNSLILVGVNGIVDSLPLYCLT; via the coding sequence ATGAAAAGAAAGTTAGTCGTAATAATTATGCTCATATTAATTTTTTTATTAATTATAATATTGCATTCTTTCTCATCTTTATTATATTATCATAATAATCAAAGGCAGTCTTCTTATTCTTCTATTTCTAAAGAAATTCGCAATATGTACAATCTAACTATATATGAAATATCTTTCACATCACCTTATGATAAAAATACAACATTATTTGAGGGATCTCCTTCCCACGTGTATTTTATCCCAATAAAGGCAGGATTTTTCATCCTAAATGTTACTACTGCCATTATAGTTCCGCCTTCAGTATATCACTGCTTATTGTTAGTAACTACTTCTGGTCCAATGAACTTAGCTAATAGGCAACTTTGCTCTTGTCAAGGTTGTGTATATGCCATAAATATATCTAATGGAGAGATAGTCTGGTTTGAAAAATTTAATAATCAAATAATGACTCAACCTATAGTGATAAATTGTATAGTAATAATTGGTCTTGGAAACAATATTTTCCAAAATTGTCATGTAAGAGGCACTGGTGATAACGCTATAATAGCGTTAAATGCGACTAATGGTAAAATTTTATGGGAGTATAAAACCTTAGGAGAGGACATGCCTACTCCAGCGTTTTATGACGGTAAGATCATTGAAGCTAATGGAAACGGACAAGTTATTGCATTAAATCTAGATGGAGAAGTTTGTTGGTGCAAAAATATAACTTCCTATGATAGCATGTCATCTCCGCTACTAGTTAACGATGTAGTTTATTTTGGAAGCGCAAATCCGTACGTTTTTTGGGCTATTAATGCTACTAATGGAAAGACAGCATGGTATATAAACTTTTCATCAATTTATCCTTCTTTAGGCGGTTTAGACGATTCGTCACCGGCTTATTGTAACGGAGTAGTTGTAAGTGCTTATACTATAAGGACTAATGTTTCAATCAAGGAAATATTATTCGCGGTAAATGCTACTAGCGGGAAAATCTTATGGTGTATAGATGAAGGTTGTACAAAGATTCCACCTAATCTTGAATCTCCACCACCTACTATATTTGACGGCGTTGTTTATCACGATTCTCCAGTAGGTATACTTTATGCAGTAAATTTAACTTCTGGAAAGATTATTTGGACTTTCAATACTGGATTTACTGTAGATAATCCTGAAATATATGAAGGTAAGATAATTATACAGAACGCTAGTGGATACTTATTTGTTTTATCTTCTGAAGGCTATCTTATTAAGGGCTTTCAAACCCCTGTAATGCCAGGTCCTGGTAATATGCTCTTAACCTGCAATTCTCTAATTTTAGTAGGAGTTAACGGAATAGTAGATTCTTTACCCCTCTACTGTTTAACGTAA
- the treZ gene encoding malto-oligosyltrehalose trehalohydrolase → MDIGANFDGKSTFFRVWAPYHKEVFLVLYKDGEREVIKMELEDEERGYFSVEVDNAKPGDMYTYMLGGKEYPDPASRFQPEGVHGKSQIIGDFSWEDGDWKGIDFPLIYELHVGAFGGDFEGVKRKLDYLKELGVTAIELMPVHQFAGNRNWGYDGVLLYAVQNSYGGPQKLKELVNEAHKKGLGVILDVVYNHVGPEGNYLSVFGPYFSTRYKTPWGPIFNFDEAYSDEVRHYVVQNAVYWIKEYHIDGLRLDAVHSIFDNSPKHILEEIRDAVKEANPKALLIAESDLNDPRIILPKDKCGYCIDAQWSDDFHHSLHALLTGERDSYYSDFGEITQLAKAIKDVFVYDGVYSRFRKKTHGRPVGNLPGNKFVVYAQNHDQVGNRKDGKRLISLVGEKALIAPFLYILSPYIPMIFMGEEYGETNPFLFFTDFSDPEIIKGLREGRKKELGEYYYDPQDYSTFEKSKLSWKINEKILFLYKELIRLRKELFNDFSRDVDIRIEDNKCIIIKRKEKYLVIACFGETHLDVKAKSIITTGGMPSSLPGKVSIGAGVYEEL, encoded by the coding sequence ATGGATATAGGAGCAAACTTTGATGGCAAATCTACGTTCTTCAGAGTATGGGCGCCTTATCACAAGGAGGTATTTTTAGTTCTCTATAAAGATGGGGAAAGAGAAGTAATAAAAATGGAATTAGAGGACGAGGAAAGAGGTTACTTTTCAGTTGAGGTAGATAACGCAAAGCCTGGAGATATGTATACTTACATGCTAGGAGGAAAAGAGTATCCAGATCCCGCATCAAGGTTTCAACCAGAGGGCGTTCACGGTAAGTCACAAATAATTGGCGATTTTTCTTGGGAGGATGGCGATTGGAAAGGAATAGATTTTCCTTTAATTTACGAACTGCATGTAGGAGCCTTTGGAGGAGATTTTGAAGGAGTTAAGAGGAAATTGGATTATTTGAAAGAACTAGGAGTTACAGCAATTGAGTTAATGCCAGTTCACCAATTTGCAGGTAATAGAAACTGGGGATATGACGGAGTATTACTTTATGCTGTTCAAAATAGTTACGGTGGTCCTCAAAAGCTCAAGGAATTGGTAAATGAAGCTCATAAAAAGGGTCTTGGAGTTATCTTAGACGTAGTTTACAATCACGTTGGGCCAGAGGGCAATTATCTTTCAGTCTTTGGTCCTTACTTTTCTACAAGGTATAAAACTCCTTGGGGGCCTATCTTTAATTTTGATGAAGCTTACAGTGATGAAGTAAGACATTACGTTGTGCAAAATGCTGTTTATTGGATTAAAGAATATCATATTGACGGTCTTAGACTTGACGCAGTACATAGCATATTTGATAATTCTCCAAAACACATTTTGGAGGAAATAAGGGATGCCGTAAAGGAAGCTAACCCTAAGGCATTATTAATTGCGGAAAGCGACTTAAACGACCCAAGGATAATATTACCTAAGGATAAGTGTGGTTATTGTATTGATGCACAATGGTCTGACGACTTTCATCACTCCTTACATGCATTACTTACCGGAGAAAGGGATTCATATTATTCTGACTTCGGAGAAATTACGCAGTTGGCTAAAGCAATAAAGGATGTTTTCGTTTATGACGGAGTATACTCAAGGTTTAGGAAGAAAACCCACGGTAGACCAGTAGGTAATTTACCCGGTAATAAATTCGTAGTTTATGCTCAAAATCACGACCAAGTTGGTAATAGGAAGGACGGTAAAAGGTTAATATCCTTAGTTGGCGAAAAAGCGTTAATTGCTCCTTTCCTTTACATTTTGTCTCCTTATATTCCAATGATATTCATGGGCGAGGAATATGGCGAAACTAACCCCTTCCTATTCTTTACGGATTTCTCTGATCCAGAAATAATAAAAGGTTTAAGGGAGGGTAGGAAGAAGGAACTTGGAGAGTATTATTACGATCCTCAGGATTATTCTACTTTTGAAAAATCAAAACTAAGCTGGAAAATAAATGAAAAAATTCTATTCTTATATAAGGAATTAATAAGATTAAGAAAAGAGTTATTTAACGACTTTTCTAGAGACGTTGACATAAGGATAGAAGATAATAAGTGCATAATAATTAAGAGAAAGGAAAAATATCTAGTTATAGCTTGTTTTGGCGAGACGCACTTAGATGTTAAAGCTAAATCTATAATTACTACTGGCGGAATGCCTTCTTCTCTTCCAGGAAAAGTTAGTATAGGAGCAGGAGTTTATGAGGAGTTATGA